The Puntigrus tetrazona isolate hp1 chromosome 3, ASM1883169v1, whole genome shotgun sequence nucleotide sequence GAACTGAATCTGATCTGTCTGTTCCATAGGGACGGATGGAGTACCTAGTGAAATGGAAAGGATGGGCAATAAAGTAAGTGAACAAAAAATTGGATTCATTAGTTATGTTTTGTATATCTAATAAGTCATGgatgttaaatgtatattttgcagGTACAGCACATGGGAACCTGAGGAGAACATCCTTGATGAACGACTCGTTGCAGCATTTGAACAAAAGTGAGTTgtgtgtttcattgttttactCCTGATTAACATACTGAAAGGAAAAGGACAAAATAACGCCTTCGTGATCGTTAAATTCGTTTGTGACAGTTGGTGCTTCTGTTTGAAGTGGTCTCCCTGATTCAGAGCTAGGTCTTTCCTGCATACCCACAGGAAGCATTCACACAGACATCTGCAGCCACATCACATGAATACACAGTCTGAAGTAAAACTTTGTAGTCATGCTTTTGCTCAGAGGATGTTTGAAACTGGCACAAACAGTGCAGACACTGGCATAATCACCAACCCTTTTAAACAACTCATATTTTTACACAGAGAGCGGGAGCAGGAGATGTATGGACCTAAAAAGAGGGGCCCGAAACCTAAAACATTGCTTCTGAAGGTACGTCAGCAACACCAGCtgagtgaaaataaatatattttgtggtGTGCAAAGTCGTCTaggtcatttcttttggaaatgggcttttaaaatatcacgTTATCCCAAAAagtaaaattctgtcatcattcccATTCTGTCGTTCCCAATCCATAGGACTTTTGTTTATCTTCTAAATACAAATTAgggtgtttttaatgaaacataaGCAATTTCTGTCCCTCCAAGGAAAGTCAACTATAGAGGTCTAAGCAGgaatagtttttcattttcctctAAAAATAAGTAGCTTCGCCTAAAATCCCACATGCAGAGATCTATGTGgatatttcagttctgtttcAGTATGAATCTCTCTCCCTCAGGTGTCGTAGGCTTTTTTTACCAAGTTTGCACACGTGATGCTTCCGACCTTGTCGCGGCGAGGCTCTTTCTGTTGCTGTCATATACTACCCAAAATCAGTGAGCATTTcttatatagatatttatattttgcagtgGTCCCATGAGTCATATTTCTCCCGCTTTTTGCACACACCTCAGAAATTCAAAATATGTTCGGTCCCGTGGGAATGCAGACCTCTAGTCAATGCGGGCACAGGTTTGATGTTCATAAAGAGACTGCACAGATATTCATAGGAATCAAGCAGTTGAATCTAAATCTTATGAAGTGTgctttaaacagatttaatttacatataaacactGATCGAAGCACATACGCAGAGCACATCAAATATAACAAACGGAAGTTTGAACATTCTCGCTTTACACATGTCGTAGTAGGATGTTGCAAAAGCTCAAACATCATTGCgtgactttcaaaaacaaacctcATTGGTTCTTGCAAAAGCTCAGTCCTTAGGCTTGTTTGAGATGAGCAAAGTCTACACAGAATCGATGCCGGTTAGAAAAGTGGGCAGAGTTACATCCGCCTTAAAAAGCAAGCATTTTCAGTGTCTTGTTCatcatatttacattcatataaaggtaacagaactgaaataatattatatttatcagCAGCACACAAGTGAGAATAGGAGATATTCTGCTCCACTTGTTACACTTTGAAAGGTCAGAACTGTCCGTCTTGCCTGCACTTTTTTCACTCCTCCCCTCACTGCCGCATGTAGGCGAGAGTAGGCAGCTGCAGCGAAGGGAGTGAAATAAGTGCTGACAAGACGGACAGGAGTGGAACAGATGCCTATGAGATCAAAGGCAGATGTCATGTTATTCTCATTCTTGCCCTGTGCTGCTGATAAACGCCATATAATTTCAGCTCTCTTGCTTTTATATGGGAAAAAAGGATGTGGAACAAGACTATTCAATTCCATATGAGATTTGTATTTATCATTCATTTctagttaaatattaattttttatttttattaaaatatgacaataatCACATATCTCACACAGAGATTGCGCTGGTCATAGTGTTTGAAAACAATCATGCATAAttgaaatacataaatgaaatgaaatcagataaaaaaaactaaaacattttagatgagAATGCAGCATCATAGTTGTCTTAACCAATTGGTGCAGTTGGTTTTTGGCACACGTCAACATGATATCAAAGCAAGCGGATATAACTCGGATACTTTTCTTTAACCGGCATGCATCTTATGGTGATCACGGGtgatttttttgcagattttgcTCATCTCAAAAGAGCCCATTGATGCATGACTAATAAACCTCATTGGTTCTTGCCTGTCAAGTATGTACGTTTTTGTTTGAATAGACTTAAAAGGACAGAAATATCTTCAATTGTGTTTCTAAGTTGAACAAAGGTTTTATGGGTATTAAACGacagaatgtaattttttttttttggtaaactaaAACTTATATAACTGAATAAgtgaataatttttaaattctcCCAATTTTTTAGTCAAGAGCGCAGGTTGCAGAGACTTCCTCACGAGTCCCAGAGTTCAAGCACACTCGTCCCCAGCAGCATTCCAAGCTCCCTCTGCCCTCGGCTGTACCGTCCTATACCCCAACCGCTCCTTCTAACGCTAAACTGCAATCGGGCACCGCTCAACCCAAACTGAAGAAAGATATTCACCGCTGCCATCGCATGGCACGTCGACCCTTGCCCCGCCTAGACCAAACAGTCGGCCCCTCCAATCCTTTTTCTTCCCGTCCGACAGTGAGTCCTTTCTCAGAAACTGTCCGCATTCTCAATCGTAAAGTCAAACCCAGGGAAGTGAAGAAAGGACGGGTCATTCTGAACCTCAAAGTGGTCGACAAGGCTGGGAATGGTGGAGTTGCTAATAGTAGAAGGACGCATGTGCCCTCTGCCCAGCAGTCCCATTTTGGTCGGCAGAAGATTCCTTCCCGAAACAGGGTGATTGGGAAAAACAGGCGATTTGGAGAGGTGTCCTACCGAGGAATCCAGCCCCCTATTAGAAGTTCTGGGTTTCCTGTTTTCGGAAAACTCTTTGATTCTCACTCCCTGAAAAATGCAGAGAATCAGACTCAAAGCGGAGAGAGTCGTAATAACACAACAAACAATCTCTCTTCCTCCCAAAGTTCAAAGCTGGACGCATCCAAAAGTCAGACTCTTGATGGACTGCCTCCATCAAACTCGAGCTCTGAAGTTTCTGACGGCGAACCACCCTCCCCACAACAAACCCAATCCCAGCATTCCTCATTGCCACCCAAAGCCTCCGCAAGCAAGTCCCAAGATCCTGCCCTTCACAAACTCAGCGCCCAACCTGTGGCATCCAAAAACAGCTCGGGTCCTTCTGCTCTTCCATCTTCTCCTATGTTTTCCTCATCATCCTCTGCCTCGTCATCCTCTGAAGACAACGAACACATCTTGGACCTTTCCGTACCTCATGAAATGGACAGGCGATCACGACGACGCCATCCCTTCTCTGGCCGCCATCCGCTAAAGGTCCCAGAGGTGCCCGTGTCCGAGGAACCGtcggaggaagaggaagattTGGACTGGCATCCTGACATGAGCTCCCGGTGTGCCAATGTGGTTGTCACGGACATCACAGCTAACCTTTTCACCGTCACGATCAAGGAGTTCTGTCATCCACCATCCGCTACTCCTCCTCCCTGCTACCCCAAAAATACATCAGCTCAACATGACACAAAACAGCCAAAGCACCACCCCAACAAAACATGAGTGCGGACACCACAGATACTGCATCTTCCTGCCTTCAGAAGGGATTTTAGGAGGTTTGTTAGTAATTTGTTTACAGTTTCTGCTGCCCGGTGCTCATGTGAGTCTTTAAGAGATGTGGGCAAGCTGTCCACTCTACAACACTGTGCCATGACTTTTATTACCATGAAAGAATGTCTCTTGACTCACTGTGTTTAATCTGAACACATGGACCTTTCTAAAGATGTATCTCTCAACAATGGCTTCTTTAAAGATGTGCCAAGCAACTTCCTGTATGGTATTTATTCCATATATATTATATCCTTACTCACTGGTTTGTATgtgtacactactgttcaaaagtttggtgcTGGTAAggtttttgtatagtttttttttttttttgcaagtacAAACAGTATTCTCAAATCTTATTAGattctattttaacattttaaatttatatatttctatgatGGCAGATGTGACTTCAGCAGCTATTACtgcagtcacatgatccttaagaaatcattctaatttgagCTCAAGAAATATTCCTTTTTCATATGATTGGTAAAAATGGTTGTGGcgcaatatttttttgtagaaacttGAATTTTCATAAAGTTACAGTGTACTTGTATTTCAACAATTTAGTGCatcctttttctttaaaaaaattaaactatagTGATTCTAAGCTTTTGAACAGCAGTATAAAATATGAACCAAGTATTATCTGCATCTTCATACTCAGTTCCATACTGGATTCTATTTACTGTGgcattttcagttatttctgtgaGTGAATGTATTATGTATAGCATCAATAGCTTTCAATTGTGCTTGTGCTGTAAACCACAACTGGGGCCTCAATTTAAGAACTCTTTAGTaatgtaaaagtatattttagggtctaaatttatttaattaatagtaatagtcAACAGGGCAATTTATTGATGAAATTACCTGCAGTAATTGTTGAATATTCAAaaggaaatgaactaaattgTCATTAGGACAGCAGAATGCAGTTTCTTTGCttgtaagaaatatttatataaacaaatagaaAAGGTTGTTGCGCCAAACACTCATCCAAACACTCAGTCCGGTAGACCATAAGATGCATAGATGCAAAAAATGTGAGTGTGGATCTTTTGTGTCTAAGAAATATTTATAGCCATAAAACTTTCTCAGTTCACCCACCAGTTCGTTCTGGAAcctggttatttttatttatagttaggCTTCGGCAAATGGCAGGACTCCTAACACAAACACCTCCACCTTTAAGCATTTCCATTTCTTATAGCCAGCACCTTCATAATGAGGCAGAATAACAACATCTGTGGTCAACAGCTCAACCATTTGTGTCAAACTTGTATGTTTTACcaagtgtttatagtgctgtccTGCTCACTGTCCCTTTTCGCCAAGGTTTCTGTTAATAGTTAGAAATACTCAGGTGAGAGGAGTAGAGAGAATGAAGAACAGGAGGTTTTGTTGTTGCTAAGCTGAAATGCAGATTTAATGCTCAATGTTGAGGAACCTAAGCCTGCTCCTGTGCTTTTTCTAGATTTCCCCCAATCCATTTATCTGGAATATTACCTGTTATTTAATGACTAGTGTATTTatggtaaaaaatatatatatatttatgttttcctttttaaagacAAGTTGGTTCAATTTAAGCTATTTTGCTCTATTGTAGAAGAGACTCGATATTTGTGCTGTAAAAAGCTATGAGGTCAAATGAAGTCCATAAGATCTAGCGCTTTATCTCTCGATTTCAGTTCAAACAGACATGTCGCCTAGTTGTCACTCACAAGTATCATCCTGCTCTCTCTTTATCGACAGGGATATATAAATCTCAGCAGAGAGAGTGTGGAGTCTGCGACTTTGAATCCGGAGAAAGAGTATTTGCTTAGACTTTGCCGAAGAGCCTTCTGGGAAAAGCGAGCTTTTGATCTAATCCTGATGTGGTTGGAACAGTCTCTACCCTCCAGTTAGGCTTTAATGAGAAGTGAAGTTTAAACCCCATGGGCTTGGGTCTTGATGCAAGCCAGTGTCAGGTTTTGAATAAGAAGAGGCACAAGCGAAACACACTAGCCTGATAAAGTGGATGGTGATATCATTGATATGGAAACATTTGCTGTGGCCAAACACAATGCTTAGGGTCATAAAATGAGCTCATAGTGTAGTTCCCCTTATGTTCTCAGTGTGCCTTGTTCTCAATGTCTTACAAGCCTTCTGTATACCTTATTTTGAAGTCAGGACTTGACTGACCTTAAAAACTAATTGCCAGAAGCGCTACACTAGATTacattaactttaatttatgtgatgttgctatttaaaattcattgtgTAGTCTCATTAATGTGTTAATCGTCATGTGCATTTTTGGTCTGATTCAGAGTAGGTTATAACAACTTATgaacttttgtttatttttagtttcttaTGAAATTCTATTCTTGTCATCAAGATTAAGCTTTCAGTCCTGCTCTCTGCAGCTTACACCAACTTTGTTGGTCCTAAAGCCCTGATATTTTCAGCAAACACTGACTCTTCTGAGCCTTATGGGCTTCCCTTGTAATCCCACTTAACCAGCACTCCAAGACTTGTGCATGGAGAGAGACTGAGAATGAAGATTTCCTCTCAAAATCCCTGTCAGGAGATTGGCTCTGAGTTCAGCGCATCATTCTGTTCATCCCGCTGAATCCCGACTCTTATTATTCCTCCACATCTGCTGACAGTTTAGCTCAAACCTCCACGATGAAGATGTTTTAAGGACACACTCTCTCGTCGACCTGcataaaatggatttttattgtaatggaGTTGTTTGTTCAGCCATATTGTTTGTTTAgccatattcttttttttgtttgttttctttaaatggcAAATTTGAGGGATTGGAAATTCCTCAGCACTTAGAATGCATGTTTTCACGTTTGTGTTATTTAAGAAGATTAAACATCAATGCACTCGTGCCTTTGTTGCAAAGGAAGAGGTTTTGAATATGTAAATACTTTCGAAATGATCagacataattttttattttggtgtgaTTCATTTGAGTGAAGTTTGAATATGTGGCATTCATTTCTTAGTAAGAGCATGCAGCTCTGGTTTCATGTACGTCAGAATGGGCATGACTTTCCCATTACTTCATATACAAAGCATTGTGTTAAACTTTTTGTTACGTTGCCTTGACAAAGCCAATGAAATATACTATACACATTGTTCAAACTACATCCAGCAGACCCATCACTGTCCTTCAGACTGTTCCTTTCTAATGCCACTTACTTGATTTCACAAGATTATTAAATATCCTATAGCTTTTAATGGGAAGTTTCTAACTGTAGTTCTTACGCTACGTCAACCAAACACCTTATAATAGGTGAATATACTTCTAGTGAACCTTCAAACTTTCAAGCCAACATTCAATCACATCTGTAGTGATAGCCGAAGCTTGTAAAGCACACAGAATACGCGCAGATCATTAATGCCCCACACGTTTGAGAATAATCCCTTAGTTCACTGTGTAACTTCTGATCTGTTCTGTGCAGTTTGACATTGATCTGGCTTCATTTGTGATTATGTGTTTGAGACAGAAAGGGAATATATTTTGAATCTCCATTATTATATGTTCTGAGTTATAAACTCCCATCTCGTTGTGATTGTTTTCGCTGTAATGTTGAACCCTGTGTGAACGTTTGACTTTTTTCACCGTCTTGTTAGCCGGTGATGATTACGTGAATGATTCCTGCTTTCAGTGTCCTTTTGATTCGGtcgttttttgttgtaaatatgaatttttatataataacttCATGCTTGATTTTTATTCTGTACTGGCCATAGCAAAAcgataattatttttcattgctttgCTTATGTATTGTGTACAGATTTGTAATTGACAAAGTGTTGAAAATCATGGCAATTTTTGTACCGTCTTTGAAGTAGAAGTGTAGCTAAGCTCACTGACCCTGTTTTAATAAAGGAATTGCATTTGTGATTTTGATAATTATGAAGTGTTCATTTGTGCACGCCAATACAGGAATACAGGGAATAGATGTACAATTCATACGTcgtcattttatttcatctattCAAAATTGTTGTAATGTTTAACATGCAATTTCACTTTCACCGTgtgtaaaaagaaacatttaaattaatgacCTCTCtggaatatttcagtgtttgttaCTCCACTAGTGTGTTCACACAGCTGTAAGTGTCTGCGTTTTCTCTTGTGAGGAGAAGCAGAGCTGTGTGGCCATTCATTCTCATAGATTGTTTAAAACGGGTTCTGTGAAAAGGAGTGGAGCTGGAAGACTTTAAGTAAGGTAAGCCTCCTCAAAGGAtaattcacaaattaaaattctcTCATCGTTTACATACATCATTTAACTCCTTGTTTAGAGAACTTTcttttgaaatagttttttcatAAATGGAGTGTACATTCATTCGTTGCAATCGACAGGCGAGATGATCAGCGAGGCTGAGTTTTTACCTTCATTGTTTCGTAACGGGCAAAGATATGGATGGAGTTTCCCATTAAAGGTCTGGCCGGTGAAAGAGTAAATATGAGACCTTGACTTCACATCGTAAAAGGAGACCAGACCTTCCTCGTAATCCACAAACACTCCTATCTTCTGGGGCTTCGTTCTCATGGAGAGGACGATCGTGGAGTTTCCAAGAGCCTTGTATACGTCCTCATTCCTCAGCCATATAACCCAGTATCCGTTCTGAGGTGTCAGTGTGATTCTCCCTTTCCTCACGACAGATTCTCTGGCCACTCCAACATTCCAGCCAGTCTTGTTCACCTGCACCTCAAAATAAAACCTCCCTGAGGAGAATCCCTCTTTCCCCAATACAAAGACACAGTGATCAAATCTCTCCGGGGTGTCTGGGACATCGCGCTTAACGTCTCCGTTGCTCACTTGTTTTCCATCATCAGACAGTATGAGGTTAGGATGAGCTGTATCAGGATCCAGAGTCACATCCactgcgagagagagagaatccgattttgatgtatttaaagAGTTATTTAAACTTCAACTcgtattatttgtaaatgtgagAGATCTGTGTACCTGCATATAAGCGCATCCTCTTAAGCTCTGTGGAGACAAATGATGATAAAAGAGTGCACCTTggtatttaacaatttttttaagtaataacgATACCCTTAGATTTTCTCTAGGCTAATTATATTTTGTGACATAAGGCTTGTTACATAAGTTTGATTTCTCTCTTGATTaccttcataaaataaaaaaagcacttcttATATTTGCTCTCTAGTTGCTCTAGAGCACGATGCTAACCAGTCGTAAACTGATTTCCGAAGGTAATGCAGGAACTGataaaatgaccaaatataAGCTTTATGATATTGAGTTACCGGTTTGACTGAGTTTCTCATCTAGAGTCTGCTGCAGCTGAGTCAGAGCTGCTCTGATGGTGTTCAGACTCACAGGAGTGCTGGCACGGATATCAGGCAACAGCTTAGTGTTGAGCGCTCTGCACATGGATGAGTAATTCTACAGGAggaaaaagaagacatttttcaacattaaaaacagatttgtcaGATTTCCTTTGAGCGCAGAGGACACAGACCTGCATGAAGTGGAGGTGATCTTCCGTGTGTGAGAGCTTCTCCAGCTCAGCGTCTCTCCTCTTGAGCTGGGCGATCTCCTTCCGAAGCTCTTCAACGAGCGCTTCTTCACGTTTCTCTGCTTCTTTCTCCTCCATCTTCTCCAGCAGCTCAGCCTCACATCTCTCAATGGAGCGCATCAGAGCAGCGAAGAACTCAGTGCTGTCCACCTTCACTTTCTCcatgttttgctaaaaaagATCAACGTACAGATTCGATTTTCATTTGCAATTTAACGCCTTGAATCAAACCATTCTGGGCTGTATATATTAAAAGCCTTTTAATTAGCTGAGTAGAATGGCTCATAGTAAGACACATGAAAAGCTGTTACTTCTTAGTGACTTAGGAGTCCTCTTCACTATTCCTATTGTTTCACAGAGCAATGTTGAGGAGATAGTTTTAGTGCTAAAACACTTTGTGAAATACTCCCTAATCAAAAATCTAGTCGTAGATTTAAAACTGACATGCCCAATACTTTTAAAGTTTTCTTCTCAATCTGCAAATTACAAGCTTCTTTTACCACcaagatgttttgtgaatatgggccagcataaataaaaacataactcaTTTTTAAACTCGCCTTTCTGAGTTGTGCTGAGTGTTTGATGTCTTGAATCTTCTTCATTCTGTCCTGAATCATCTGCTGCACATCTGCTTGTGTCTTCATCACTTGAGTCTATAAACATAAATGGACACATCACTTGTAGATGTTCCATCctttggttaaaaaaacacgttttatttaaaacaaaagtaatatttgATGTAGTTCACACCTTCTTCTCCACACTCTCCTGCTCCAGAGGAACAGTGTTGTGGTTCTTGTGGTCAGTAACAGTACAGATTGGACACACAGGTGTCTGGTCGTCTCTACAGAACAGCTCCAGAGTTTTCTGGTGTTGCTCACATATATAGTCCTCCAGATTTTCGACAGCGTTTaccagtttgtgtttttttaatcgtGGGACTCTGTGATGTGGCTCCAGATGAGTCTCACAGTAAGAGCTCTGACACACCAGACAGGACTTCAGGGCTTTCAGCTTTCTATCATCACAGATGTCACAGACAACCTCAGATGTCGTCGCACCAGGCTTTTCTTTAAAGAGCTGCACGACTTGTCTGAGAGCCGTGTTGATCTTGAGGTCTGGTCTTTTGCTGAATTTTTCTTTACAGAGCGGACAGTAGCAGGCCTCACTCTTGTCCCAGCACTGGTTCAGGCAGCTCTTACAGAAGTTGTGTCCACATGGGATGGTGACCGGATTGGTGAACGCATCCAGACACACTGAACACTGAAGCTCCTCGGTTAGTGGACCACTTGAGCATGTCAGAGCTGAAGAaagacaaattattaaaaaaaaaaaaatcgcacacatttgtgaacacacacagatattaaCAAATTCATTCCCCTATGTATCCTTTGTTACTGACTTACATGGAAGTAGTTCTGTACTCTTTCTCCAggtctctttttctttcagttgtGTTGGTGGAGATTGTGCCATTGCTCTTTAGGTCTTTTCAGAAAGaagtaaaaacacatatttcaCAGTATAAATCACAACCATAAAAGTTGCTTCAGAGACATCATGCACATGTATAGAGTTATTAATCTTTTCGTTTAGAAAGTATttacagtgatcaaaaactatAGCGTTTTGGCATTTGTAGCTACTctgccaaattaaaaaaagacctaTGTTAATTGCTATGTCAAAATGCACATTAAGTAGTTTAATCTCATATAAGCACTGAGAGTATTTATGCAATACTAAtactaacaaaaacacaaaacacatagCTAGATATCATTCAAGACACGTCCAACAAACACTGCATAATTACAAATCACTGTAGTATTCTTAGATATCTgttcaattcatttatttcccattatcttattttacatattataaagcatatgaaaaaaatagGTTACATATGCAAACGTTTCATAACATTCTGATACCATTTCGGTAACTATATTTATTGCATCAATTTGAAAGTTCTTCAGCTAGGCCATACTTCAGCTGTCTGCTGACCTGAGAACCTTTTAAGAGAACATTATAAACTGCCCACCTCGTACCTGTTTCAGTGAATATCTCTCAATATctgtattttcaaatgtttaactCTTGTCTAACTTTAAGCCTTGTCTAAAGGTCGTTGTGTCCATtacattcactttcatttaaaGCTCTCGCCTTAAGCTACTCCCatagttttcaaaataaaagtccatgcaaaaaaaaaaaaattataataataataattcagcagGTGTTTAGCTCCGTCACTTTGATATGCATGTAGAAGTTATTTGTGGTTGTAATGAATCCGGCTGTTtaccaatcagattcaagcactgtataatatttatttaaaaatatatatatatatatattcaaccCAAGCACCGATGTAGTGATTTCCAGAGGGCTCTTATGTTACTGTCCACCAGAGGGCAGCactaaaacactttcaaagGAACAACAACCCGCTTCCTGAAAAGGAagaggtttttattattatgccatTAGTAGTGAGGACACTTCATTTGTAAATCGATTATTTAGAAGATTGAGTATAAAGAGAATGCACTGTATCTATGTTAGGCCATCTTTTGTCtgcctttttgttgttgcaCTACTTTTCAATTCATTTGTACCCAGACAGGTATTATAGAGGCAGGCGGTGACCTTCTTAGCGTTTCTTACGCAGCACAGTCAGTCTTTCTGTTTTAGAGCGACACACTCCATTCTTAGACTGCTGTCCCACTTTAGCTCTTAATGAAATCAGGAATAGCAACCCCTCTCGTCTCCCTCTCTAACCTCTGctgcacatttttacaaaaacagcagctgGCAACCACAAGCTCCCCTGAACGTAGTGAATCAAATCCAGGCCCACAAGGCTGTATTTGTGGTCAATAAATCTCAATAACAGAGGTGTAATCACTCGATTTACTAGGGATTGACAGAGAAGGTTTGTGGATGATCGTGATGTTTTAAGCGACAGAGTCAGGGAACATGCCGGAGGATGCTAACTTTCTAGAAGAGAATTACGGTGGCAGTGAGAGGAGAGGGTGACTAGATCGTCTTTTCTGATTATGTAACAGCAATAACAGAATGAATTCATATgcgtttaaaacatttcctattCACTTTGATCCAATCAAACGTCTCTGGACCCATTGGATGTGACTTCATTATGCAATGGCACCAACACAATGCTATTTTAATCAAGgagattttgaaataaaaaaagcctttttcttCCCAGACGGATAAAAGTATATGACAGGCTGTCTTCCACCATCACTGAATCCAAACTATCTCTAATAGTGTTCGGGAGCTGggcaaaaacagctgaaatggAGCCACCGTCCacaatttcttatttaaagtttgaaataaCATAAAGCTTCCAGAAAGACAGAAATCCTCACATTAAACATGATCGCTGGGGATTATTTGATATAAATCTGTGTTAATCTTCTGCTGTCGGCTGGGTCCCTTACGCACGATTTTTCTCATCCTCCTCAcgcgtggtgtgtgtgtgtgtggaggtggaTTACACATAAAAGGGTGACCCCGTAGACTTGCTGCATGTGAAACGATGAGGTCATGCTTATCCAGGACACTAATCTTCCCGTGCTCCGGTGATTTCACGCTTCACCGGGGACAGTGTGGGATCCGGGGGATTCCAAGGTTCACTTACTTGCTGGGATGCTCATTAATGAGGACAGGAGGGTGTGCAAATATGTTGCCACAGCTTGTTTTTATTACCATCCccccaaacaaaaaaaaaaaaaaaaaaaaatatatatatatatatatatatatatatatatatatatatatatatatatatatatatatagatatatatagatatataataaataaaatatatatatatatatatatatatatatatatatatatttttatatatatatgtgtgtatatatatatatatatatataataaataaaataatatatatatatatatatatatatatatatatatatatatatatataattaatttttatatatatatgtgtgtgtgtgtatatatatatattttattatttttattttttttttattttttttatatgtatatatgtgtgtgtgtgtgtgtgtgtgtgtgtgtgtatataatttattgtgagATTTAAACTTATAATtgtgagatgtttttttcttctgaattctgagtttatttcacacatcagtttctgccacaaaagaaaaaattaaaatgttac carries:
- the LOC122341900 gene encoding E3 ubiquitin-protein ligase TRIM39-like; protein product: MAQSPPTQLKEKETWRKSTELLPSLTCSSGPLTEELQCSVCLDAFTNPVTIPCGHNFCKSCLNQCWDKSEACYCPLCKEKFSKRPDLKINTALRQVVQLFKEKPGATTSEVVCDICDDRKLKALKSCLVCQSSYCETHLEPHHRVPRLKKHKLVNAVENLEDYICEQHQKTLELFCRDDQTPVCPICTVTDHKNHNTVPLEQESVEKKTQVMKTQADVQQMIQDRMKKIQDIKHSAQLRKQNMEKVKVDSTEFFAALMRSIERCEAELLEKMEEKEAEKREEALVEELRKEIAQLKRRDAELEKLSHTEDHLHFMQNYSSMCRALNTKLLPDIRASTPVSLNTIRAALTQLQQTLDEKLSQTELKRMRLYAVDVTLDPDTAHPNLILSDDGKQVSNGDVKRDVPDTPERFDHCVFVLGKEGFSSGRFYFEVQVNKTGWNVGVARESVVRKGRITLTPQNGYWVIWLRNEDVYKALGNSTIVLSMRTKPQKIGVFVDYEEGLVSFYDVKSRSHIYSFTGQTFNGKLHPYLCPLRNNEGKNSASLIISPVDCNE
- the LOC122341903 gene encoding chromobox protein homolog 6-like isoform X1 encodes the protein MELSAAGDRVFAAEAILKRRIRKGRMEYLVKWKGWAIKYSTWEPEENILDERLVAAFEQKEREQEMYGPKKRGPKPKTLLLKSRAQVAETSSRVPEFKHTRPQQHSKLPLPSAVPSYTPTAPSNAKLQSGTAQPKLKKDIHRCHRMARRPLPRLDQTVGPSNPFSSRPTVSPFSETVRILNRKVKPREVKKGRVILNLKVVDKAGNGGVANSRRTHVPSAQQSHFGRQKIPSRNRVIGKNRRFGEVSYRGIQPPIRSSGFPVFGKLFDSHSLKNAENQTQSGESRNNTTNNLSSSQSSKLDASKSQTLDGLPPSNSSSEVSDGEPPSPQQTQSQHSSLPPKASASKSQDPALHKLSAQPVASKNSSGPSALPSSPMFSSSSSASSSSEDNEHILDLSVPHEMDRRSRRRHPFSGRHPLKVPEVPVSEEPSEEEEDLDWHPDMSSRCANVVVTDITANLFTVTIKEFCHPPSATPPPCYPKNTSAQHDTKQPKHHPNKT
- the LOC122341903 gene encoding chromobox protein homolog 6-like isoform X2 — protein: MEYLVKWKGWAIKYSTWEPEENILDERLVAAFEQKEREQEMYGPKKRGPKPKTLLLKSRAQVAETSSRVPEFKHTRPQQHSKLPLPSAVPSYTPTAPSNAKLQSGTAQPKLKKDIHRCHRMARRPLPRLDQTVGPSNPFSSRPTVSPFSETVRILNRKVKPREVKKGRVILNLKVVDKAGNGGVANSRRTHVPSAQQSHFGRQKIPSRNRVIGKNRRFGEVSYRGIQPPIRSSGFPVFGKLFDSHSLKNAENQTQSGESRNNTTNNLSSSQSSKLDASKSQTLDGLPPSNSSSEVSDGEPPSPQQTQSQHSSLPPKASASKSQDPALHKLSAQPVASKNSSGPSALPSSPMFSSSSSASSSSEDNEHILDLSVPHEMDRRSRRRHPFSGRHPLKVPEVPVSEEPSEEEEDLDWHPDMSSRCANVVVTDITANLFTVTIKEFCHPPSATPPPCYPKNTSAQHDTKQPKHHPNKT